In Candidatus Epulonipiscium viviparus, one DNA window encodes the following:
- the nadE gene encoding NAD(+) synthase: MDFHLEQRLEFIRDYVKMAGVAGVVIGISGGKDSAVTTALCVKALGADKVLGVSMPCSSNPADVEHAKMVAEAFGVELFVVELKDSYEQMKKSISSQVDFELRDIALANIKPRLRMITLYTLAQTKNYLVVGTDNLSEMVMGYFTKWGDGAYDINPLSDLTVKEVLEFGKELGVPKVILTKAPSAGLWEGQTDEKEMGVTYNEIEEYIKTGKTNARAQEIIEAANTRTQHKREMPYFFRAK, encoded by the coding sequence ATGGATTTTCATTTAGAGCAAAGATTAGAGTTTATTAGAGATTATGTAAAAATGGCAGGTGTGGCAGGAGTTGTGATAGGAATAAGTGGAGGAAAAGATTCTGCAGTCACAACGGCTTTGTGTGTAAAAGCGTTAGGTGCGGATAAAGTATTGGGAGTTAGTATGCCGTGTAGTTCAAATCCAGCAGATGTAGAACATGCAAAAATGGTGGCAGAGGCATTTGGCGTTGAACTGTTTGTGGTAGAGCTTAAAGATAGCTACGAGCAGATGAAAAAATCTATTTCGAGCCAAGTGGACTTTGAGTTAAGAGATATAGCGTTAGCAAATATAAAGCCTCGACTTCGAATGATCACATTGTATACACTAGCACAAACTAAGAACTACCTTGTGGTGGGGACAGACAATTTAAGCGAAATGGTTATGGGATATTTTACAAAATGGGGCGATGGGGCATACGACATTAACCCATTATCGGACCTAACAGTTAAAGAGGTGCTAGAATTTGGGAAAGAGTTGGGAGTGCCAAAAGTCATATTAACAAAAGCGCCATCTGCAGGGTTATGGGAAGGTCAAACAGACGAGAAAGAAATGGGTGTAACATATAATGAGATAGAAGAATATATCAAAACTGGCAAAACCAACGCTAGGGCTCAAGAAATTATCGAAGCGGCGAATACAAGAACTCAGCATAAACGCGAAATGCCATATTTTTTTAGAGCAAAGTAA
- a CDS encoding HAD family hydrolase, with amino-acid sequence MIKLIATDIDGTLLGLTKTMPERADEIITKLIKKGILFVPASGRSYSAIEHLFVPFINDIAIIAENGGVVNYKGKELFTKTLQKDTLIEVMEFLDQDNIFPIINSRYESYLLPQIVTVREKVAHYCTAMKDIDRFEDIEKDIVSVSIWVTDGSVVEVCNELNKRFNDRAMFVATGKFWIDAIPMGVNKGIGLKMLMKKLNIKSSEVMAFGDYNNDIEMLQLAETSYVMDHATDEMKAYGNFVCSPEEIMSEIEKHAL; translated from the coding sequence ATGATAAAATTAATAGCAACTGATATTGATGGGACTTTGTTGGGGTTAACCAAAACAATGCCAGAAAGGGCAGATGAAATTATTACTAAATTAATCAAAAAGGGTATATTATTTGTCCCGGCAAGTGGCCGTTCTTATAGTGCAATAGAGCATTTGTTTGTTCCGTTCATTAACGACATTGCGATTATAGCCGAGAATGGCGGTGTAGTAAATTATAAAGGGAAAGAACTTTTTACTAAAACTTTGCAAAAAGATACGTTGATAGAAGTTATGGAATTTTTGGATCAAGACAATATATTTCCGATTATCAATAGCAGATACGAATCCTATTTATTGCCTCAAATAGTAACAGTCAGAGAAAAAGTTGCACACTATTGTACTGCAATGAAAGATATAGACCGATTTGAAGATATTGAAAAGGATATAGTTTCGGTATCTATTTGGGTAACAGATGGAAGCGTGGTCGAAGTGTGTAACGAATTAAACAAAAGATTTAATGATAGAGCAATGTTCGTGGCTACAGGAAAATTTTGGATTGATGCTATACCAATGGGGGTAAACAAAGGGATAGGCTTGAAGATGCTTATGAAAAAGCTAAACATAAAATCAAGCGAAGTCATGGCATTTGGTGATTATAATAATGACATAGAAATGTTGCAGTTAGCAGAAACAAGCTATGTAATGGATCACGCTACAGACGAAATGAAAGCGTATGGAAACTTTGTATGCTCTCCAGAAGAAATAATGAGTGAGATAGAAAAGCATGCGTTATAA